One genomic region from Tigriopus californicus strain San Diego chromosome 4, Tcal_SD_v2.1, whole genome shotgun sequence encodes:
- the LOC131879694 gene encoding transient receptor potential cation channel subfamily A member 1 homolog produces MDSQDVRMACSQFEDMDGGNPPELVFSEIRADESEEELQTLAAEGEAENESTEDDGDDDVFGPKPKKSGFDNLPLPGDEGVFDIRSTTSTTPDPIPKSLHQIARDNDIDNLKAQIDTFRKELEHRVNDLDEKRLSPLHYAARYSHYEMIQLLLDLKADINRYGDDETTPLQYAARYAKKASNQALSAFDNRKVSVISTSGSSSPLLSRDNPDGEKLNTTEQTVNLLIENGANVNAVDKYKLTALHHAAIRGNETAIQCLLEAKDIEREPRDIQDSTPLHLAATYNNYNVAQLLLRKKANPRSYDKDRRTPLHEACLEGHFSIARLILNESEREFGQNYVSNIMRDKDDEGSTPLLLAVGSGRAEIVKMLMQRNDNVNTRNKMLVCPVHSAARTGDLEILKILVKNNAHLNVRNALQQTPLFLAAATNNLDVIDYLVESGASINLWDQEGVTPMAVACIEGHLEAVKLLLNHGARLDILDKDDKSILYHAAEKNHPEIIQLILKNHRGTELMFLNDQSDNLPIHAACAKGNLDCVLLLGDLGADIDNKNEDEQTPLHLAAINGHFKVVELIVKKDRNSVMDEDEDSNTALHLACTSKRAKCVEILLNNGADVQNRNAKKWTALDCAASVGAIHCAKLLLQYDSPIDPMDRNKTTPLHLAAQNGHNKMILLLLRSGADIAKEDAYGRNMLELAILSRKRNVVKTVLGHKDWRKALRTTFTVTDRHGTKVPDTPLRMLIRVYPDLAEMVFNQCITVERPKSLENSRSTTLVKSLPWISGSNVKFDYEFIDDAFYLSEVPADEESGRTIFKYSFVDDKNKVKRLEEPYASNGKVWMDNHPLMIMAQQRRRDLLRHPLCLALVRHKWKTFGRYMYYGNLTIYSLFLTFLTIYILVAPNPAVYGSTETKNRCFQTALAASRENPDWTKKSIENICQYGIMTLVGINLILEILEFYRARSRYFSWKNMFDWLVYVMAFLLVFDIKANAPYTGERECWQWEMGAITVVLAWLNLLGDVRQLPFLGIYVIMFFDILRTFFKFAVIFLLFIIAFGLGFHTLILTTSEGPFSDIGYAFVKTAVMMVGEFEFDTLFFPPPEEGNELPFPVTTILLFVAFLIVMSIILMNLMVGLAVDDIKAVQEQAILKRLAMQVELVLDVERLLPNVFLRKGTTQRETIHRKKRHWWSIFTDVVSSRSIIKDVTGYRNIVDIQDVLDKQDAMDDAMGSLKSEMRSIAEENSKMKEILISLAERSGISVQDDSEN; encoded by the exons ATGGACTCTCAGGATGTTAGGAT GGCGTGTTCGCAATTTGAAGACATGGATGGAGGCAATCCTCCGGAATTGGTATTTTCCGAAATTCGAGCCGATGAGAGTGAAGAGGAGCTCCAAACTTTGGCTGCGGAAGGTGAAGCCGAAAACGAGAGCACCGAAGATGATGGTGACGACGATGTTTTTGGTCCCAAGCCGAAGAAATCCGGATTTGACAA TTTGCCTCTGCCGGGAGACGAGGGAGTTTTCGACATTCGGTCGACCACCTCAACCACTCCAGATCCCATTCCGAAATCGCTACATCAG ATTGCCAGAGACAATGACATAGATAACCTCAAAGCTCAAATCGACACTTTCCGAAAGGAGTTGGAACATCGGGTCAACGACTTGGATGAAAAACGTCTATCTCCCCTTCACTATGCGGCAAGATATTCTCACTATGAAATGATTCAGTTGTTACTTGACCTGAAAGCGGACATCAACCGTTATGGCGATGACGAAACGACACCATTACAGTATGCAGCCAG ATATGCCAAGAAAGCGAGTAATCAAGCTCTCAGCGCTTTTGACAACCGGAAAGTCTCCGTGATATCGACCAGCGGGTCTAGTAGTCCATTGTTGAGTCGTGATAATCCTGAtggtgaaaaattgaacacaACCGAACAAACTGTGAACCTTTTGATAGAGAATGGAGCAAACGTGAATGCCGTTGACAAGTATAAGTTGACAGCTCTCCATCATGCCGCTATTCGCGGCAATGAAACCGCCATTCAATGTCTACTAGAAGCCAAGGATATCGAACGGGAGCCCAGAGATATCCAAGACAGCACACCTTTACATCTGGCCGCCACGTACAACAATTACAATGTAGCTCAATtgcttttgagaaaaaaggccaatcCCCGAAGCTACGACAAAGATCGGCGTACTCCATTGCACGAAGCTTGCTTGGAGGGCCACTTCAGCATCGCTCGATTGATTCTGAATGAGTCGGAAAGAGAGTTTGGGCAAAACTATGTCTCAAAT ATTATGCGAGACAAAGACGACGAAGGGTCAACACCTCTCTTGCTTGCTGTTGGGAGTGGTCGGGCAGAAATTGTGAAAATGTTGATGCAAAGGAATGACAACGTGAACACTCGCAATAAAATGCTCGTCTGTCCAGTGCATTCAGCAGCTCGCACGGGGGACCTTGAAATCCTGAAAATCTTAGTAAAG AACAACGCGCATCTTAATGTGAGAAATGCTCTTCAGCAAACTCCCCTTTTCTTGGCCGCAGCCACTAATAATCTGGACGTCATTGACTACTTGGTCGAAAG TGGGGCCAGCATCAACTTATGGGATCAAGAAGGAGTCACGCCAATGGCGGTTGCTTGCATTGAAGGCCATCTTGAGGCTGTGAAGTTGCTTCTAAATCATGGGGCGCGGTTAGACATCTTGGATAAGGATGACAAGAGTATTTTGTACCATGCCGCGGAGAAAAATCACCCCGAAATCATCCAGCTTATACTGAAAAATCATAGAGGAACGGAGCTCATGTTTCTGAACGATCAATCAGACAATCTACCTATCCATGCCGCTTGTGCCAAGGGGAATCTGGATtgcgttcttcttcttggcgaCCTTGGAGCAGATAtagacaacaaaaatgaggatGAGCAGACGCCTCTTCATTTGGCAGCTATCAATGGTCACTTCAAGGTTGTGGAATTGATCGTCAA GAAAGACCGAAATTCGGTcatggatgaagatgaggatTCAAACACAGCACTTCATCTCGCTTGCACCAGCAAACGTGCCAAATGCGTGGAAATCTTATTGAACAACGGAGCCGATGTTCAGAATCGAAATGCTAAAAAATGGACAGCCTTGGATTGCGCAGCTTCGGTCGGAGCAATCCATTGTGCTAAATTACTTCTTCAG TACGACTCACCAATTGACCCAATGGATCGCAACAAAACCACTCCATTGCACTTGGCAGCGCAAAATGGCCATAATAAAATGATTCTACTGCTCCTAAGATCTGGAGCTGATATCGCAAAAGAGGATGCTTACGGTAGAAATATGCTGGAACTTGCCATCTTGAGTAGAAAAAG GAATGTTGTCAAGACGGTATTGGGCCACAAAGACTGGAGAAAGGCCCTTCGGACAACATTTACTGTGACAGACCGCCATGGCACCAAAGTTCCGGACACCCCTTTGCGAATGCTGATTCGAGTTTACCCTGATTTGGCTGAGATGGTGTTCAATCAGTGTATCACAGTGGAAAGGCCCAAGTCGTTGGAAAACAGTCGGTCAACCACTTTGGTGAAAAGTTTGCCGTGGATTTCCGGGtccaatgtcaaatttgactacGAGTTCATCGATGATGCTTTCTACTTATCCGAAGTGCCTGCTGATGAGGAATCGGGTAGAACCATTTTTAAGTATAGCTTCGTGGATGACAAAAATAAGGTTAAGCGCTTGGAGGAACCTTATGCATCTAATGGAAAGGTCTGGATGGATAATCACCCCCTCATGATCATGGCCCAACAACGGCGAAGA GACCTATTGCGACATCCTCTGTGCTTGGCATTAGTTCGGCACAAATGGAAAACATTTGGAAGATATATGTACTATGGAAATTTGACCATCTACTCACTTTTTCTCACATTTTTAACAATTTACATACTTGTGGCCCCAAACCCGGCAGTTTATGGATCAACTGAAACTAAGAATAG GTGCTTCCAAACAGCACTCGCAGCTTCGAGAGAAAATCCAGATTGGACCAAGAAATCTATCGAAAACATATGCCAATATGGAATCATGACCTTGGTGGGAATTAACTTAATCCTTGAAATCTTGGAATTTTACCGG GCACGAAGCCGATATTTCAGTTGGAAAAACATGTTCGATTGGCTTGTCTACGTGATGGCCTTCCTCTTGGTCTTTGACATCAAGGCCAACGCTCCATACACAGGCGAACGAGAG TGTTGGCAGTGGGAAATGGGAGCCATCACTGTGGTTCTGGCTTGGCTGAATCTTTTGGGAGATGTCAGACAACTACCCTTCCTAGGCATTTACGTGATCATGTTCTTTGACATCTTACGGACTTTCTTCAAGTTCGCGgtcatctttctcttgttCATCATCGCTTTTGGCTTGGGTTTTCATACTTTGATTCTAACCACCTCTGAG GGCCCGTTCTCGGATATTGGTTATGCTTTTGTGAAGACTGCGGTCATGATGGTGGGTGAATTTGAGTTCGATACACTTTTCTTTCCGCCCCCGGAGGAAGGCAACGAGTTGCCGTTTCCAGTCACCACCATCCTCTTATTTGTTGCGTTCCTGATTGTCATGTCCATCATACTCATGAACTTGATGGTGGGTTTGGCGGTCGATGACATCAAGGCTGTTCAAGAACAAGCTATTCTGAAACGTTTAGCTATGCAA gTGGAGCTTGTGCTAGACGTCGAGAGACTTCTTCCTAATGTTTTCCTCCGAAAAGGGACCACTCAAAGAGAGACAATTCATAGGAAAAAACGCCATTGGTGGAGTATTTTCACGGATGTAGTCTCGAGTCGAAGCATAATCAAAGATGTGACAGGATATCGAAACATT GTTGACATTCAAGATGTTTTAGACAAGCAAGATGCCATGGACGATGCGATGGGTTCCTTGAAGAGCGAAATGCGCTCGATTGCAGAGgagaattcaaaaatgaaggaaattttAATCAGTCTAGCTGAGAGAAGTGGGATATCTGTCCAAGACGATAGCGAAAATTGA
- the LOC131879731 gene encoding uncharacterized protein LOC131879731, translated as MRPAGLILVLLAASHVQGGGITQFSQLLAKVKGVSEENLVSGKTKDDGATVVQPAREGKALETVLRDEETEDIFVYEEPAIKEDEEGVTLGSFGGQRSDVRAFAAPRSNPSSMSLGFPSVMNFMSNFRDNVDWMSLQPRRLKKRSTLDHLGHPSHLQLPEEAIPILQPQRSFPHTPHIVAIPHHEHHQASHDHHAHESHHDHHDHHAHESHHDHHAQEAHHEHHVPHFEQLHREPLIPAHHKSHSHHHHQEQHATHHDAHLPHHEAHVPHHEPHMLPHHSSHSNHHVKISTKDHHVAHGTTTAGHHTAVHNEHHQIHEVEHAPEHSLVTHHHTHGHMDHHSGHHEAVAMVTVAPHHSPHHEVDPHHVHHAPSHHEHHGHQSHETHHGHHDHHETHHDHHDHHDPHMHHMMVMNPPHKEPLGYPTPVHGGSLEEIFGLHTKYGHPKPDYVPPKPKYLPPKHYEYKTKSKYADHPFSLEMVFGLPMPKYYADSYHEPLSDYHEPKPAYHEPKPTYHEPKPTYHEPKPAYHKPKPEYHEPKPAYHEPKPEYHEPKPKYHEPKPEYHEPKPAYHEPKPAYHEPKPKYHEPKPEYHEPKPKYHEPKPEHHEPKPAYHEPKPEYHEPKPKYHEPKPEYHEPKPAYHEPKPAYHEPKPEYHEPKPEYHEPKPVYHEPKPAYHEPKPEYHEPKPKYHEPKPEYHEPAYHAEEPKYHVPKPPSYPKVAPKYREPKPAYKEPAPEYHEPAPQYHEPKPQYHEPKPAYKEPAPQYHAPKPEYHEPKPAYKEPTPHYHEPQKSYHSHSGYVTPKHGGSLEEIFGLDSKYGHPKKDYNSPSQLYITPRPDYKPPTYKAKVEYHHPEPEYKSPSYKAPPHHGYMIHYLPYEGYKPLHPNSHDHGPSIHDSAHIVVPSPHPRPPAFLGRRHKRSAQQGQFLQSNNQNSANEGTSHGLEYSNGSTTNDLPLCTTNESIDNYQRPCILPDYQFQGPGGIVIRPPQSHPIIQIFVPRTNTLPQVALLPYKDSTVRRNTRQVAKPPPRWPLTRQPLRLNITTRRPDAILKQLKSRTIPGPSTIANVSPVQSQGSNLPPINDFHEETLANPFLRHKPTAPANLGKAVWPFLPSPKFTPDDFMPTTTTALPTTTAALPRTTTALPRTTTALPKTTTAMPMTLDVVRSAKLTVKDGFFAALSNPSTFGQRSSLDTEDDETNLIIPESEDFTNQPRRGLQVNTTNDEKSVPLPQRERIPPLQQTRIIPLSAFLALQDEVEEFGPDSSRIPERQDDPISSETDQPSTAFESITTMKLTDFQKLFKSVDPTEFKLPKNSSTWEDVNPKIKVSDLQALLNTARTGSAPKVPWDETKIHGEAKPQEEATVTLRTTELKKLFQHLNSQEEISTQAPDQTSVVTLKTNDLQDLFTALDPVEFKEPEAGEWLDFKTSRQRTKDGSVFHFTGNPNDALTPKSLPLQSSDTEEHNEMQKLIGLKKKVSSMIKEHENKIKEQEENPSHRQRKRLHSLKRKENRLNTMIEQLHKISRPKPEERVPKSQQLRVLPRPTLRTVGEDIQNFDQFSPNQFKTPSTGEWSYRTSFANLIKDEAKKVQEGKSDHKAMVEVVSALRASEFEPPKGKVWNMESAEKLLQKINLTPKTSYTTPAKLFLAPPEIRRVPTPSPSDAAEELPFPLKFIDRLRGPPGPPGPQGPTGPRGPIGPPGPQGEPGTHFMDIFNNRPQDIPSVQPIRPPKLPLVTTEVPDLGDYYEDIEEEEEEEKDDNEDGAEENASTLLTEGKLKSILKEIMQEVGVSNESEMEKIIETTRVVNQGEQPQVIIIPNGNNGGKPITISISGSGVHVQSDSLITDHDDIFGHPSEIEILDNRGELNQKPAKLIFKENGIIQETSIGNEDQALEPISPFEQETDFEDFVLQSEEPEAIPEYEVDELSEVSQDTPDKPFVIEPRDFDHTIAHDTENGNLEIQQQEAAFPELNLTDHLKEFAQLQLEEVMDDEKESAEPEGSNNATVEINEARKAALLRASEKQELMIENLINAVGRHRESHVNESDIFDEGEVQELEKLIQEQMTMLSGMKQTLNDFDSTGVFVEQRLNLLEDASHRQLEVLETLTNAMQQFEVEQTKTLERIERLEATAVRHEMFLDQLQAQDKRFQAELRQRMFSEQQKQNLAKQKDAIREEIEQVAQVLINTREKRQRQIQRQRQRQLLRKRKAQELQLLRQQSNSRPHESSTQQQQQQQQQTSESRPRLRPESPPSRQVIAWYQRFADNYRMRKLQDKALNLRRTIQRRA; from the coding sequence ATGAGGCCAGCTGGTTTGATATTGGTGCTCCTGGCCGCTTCCCATGTTCAAGGAGGCGGAATCACACAATTTTCTCAGCTCTTGGCCAAGGTCAAGGGCGTTTCTGAGGAGAATCTCGTGAGTGGCAAGACCAAGGATGACGGAGCAACGGTGGTTCAGCCCGCTCGTGAAGGCAAGGCTTTAGAGACTGTCCTACGTGACGAAGAAACGGAAGATATTTTTGTGTATGAAGAGCCAGCTATTAAGGAGGATGAGGAGGGAGTTACACTTGGATCCTTCGGAGGCCAGAGGTCCGACGTCAGAGCTTTTGCAGCTCCTCGATCAAATCCTTCCTCAATGAGTTTAGGCTTCCCTTCAGTGATGAATTTCATGTCCAATTTCCGCGACAATGTTGATTGGATGAGCTTACAGCCACGACGACTGAAGAAGAGGTCTACGTTGGACCATTTGGGACATCCATCTCACCTCCAATTGCCTGAAGAAGCCATTCCAATTTTGCAACCTCAAAGAAGCTTCCCACATACTCCGCATATCGTTGCTATTCCTCACCATGAACATCATCAAGCCAGCCACGACCATCATGCTCACGAGTCCCATCATGACCATCATGACCACCACGCTCATGAGTCCCATCATGACCATCATGCTCAAGAGGCACACCATGAGCATCACGTTCCTCATTTTGAACAGCTTCATCGGGAGCCGCTTATTCCAGCCCATCACAAGTCTCattcccatcatcatcatcaggagCAGCATGCAACTCACCACGACGCTCATTTGCCACATCACGAAGCGCACGTTCCACATCACGAACCCCACATGTTGCCTCATCATTCAAGTCACAGTAATCATCACGTGAAGATATCCACAAAGGATCATCATGTGGCCCATGGAACGACCACCGCAGGACATCACACAGCAGTGCATAATGAGCACCATCAGATTCACGAGGTTGAACATGCCCCTGAGCATTCTTTGGTTACACATCATCACACTCATGGCCACATGGATCATCACTCTGGGCACCACGAGGCTGTGGCAATGGTTACGGTTGCACCTCATCATTCACCTCATCATGAGGTTGACCCCCATCATGTGCATCATGCTCCATCTCATCATGAACATCACGGACATCAGAGCCATGAGACCCACCATGGTCACCATGACCACCATGAGACCCACCATGACCACCATGACCACCATGATCCCCACATGCACCATATGATGGTCATGAATCCACCTCATAAGGAACCTCTTGGCTATCCAACACCAGTGCATGGTGGTTCTTTAGAAGAAATTTTTGGCTTGCATACCAAATATGGGCATCCAAAACCTGATTATGTTCCACCAAAACCCAAGTATCTTCCTCCAAAGCACTACGAGTACAAAACAAAGAGTAAGTACGCCGACCATCCCTTCAGTTTGGAAATGGTATTTGGTCTTCCAATGCCGAAGTACTATGCTGACTCTTACCATGAGCCGCTCTCTGATTATCATGAGCCCAAGCCCGCTTATCATGAACCCAAACCAACTTACCATGAACCCAAACCAACTTACCATGAACCCAAACCAGCTTATCATAAGCCTAAACCTGAATATCATGAACCCAAGCCCGCATATCATGAACCCAAGCCTGAATACCATGAACCTAAACCGAAATACCATGAGCCTAAACCTGAATATCATGAACCCAAGCCCGCTTATCACGAACCCAAGCCCGCTTATCACGAACCCAAGCCGAAATACCACGAACCCAAGCCGGAATATCATGAACCTAAACCAAAATACCATGAGCCTAAACCTGAACATCATGAACCCAAGCCTGCTTATCATGAACCCAAACCTGAATATCATGAACCTAAACCGAAATACCATGAGCCTAAACCTGAATATCATGAACCCAAGCCTGCTTATCACGAACCCAAGCCCGCATATCATGAACCCAAGCCTGAATACCATGAGCCCAAGCCTGAATATCATGAACCCAAGCCTGTGTATCACGAACCCAAGCCTGCTTATCATGAACCCAAGCCTGAATACCATGAACCTAAACCGAAATACCATGAGCCCAAGCCTGAATATCATGAACCTGCCTACCATGCTGAAGAACCAAAATATCATGTCCCAAAACCGCCATCGTATCCTAAAGTGGCTCCCAAATATCGAGAACCCAAGCCAGCTTACAAGGAACCAGCACCAGAATATCATGAACCAGCTCCTCAATACCATGAACCCAAGCCACAGTATCACGAGCCCAAACCAGCTTACAAGGAACCGGCACCCCAGTATCATGCCCCCAAACCCGAATACCATGAACCAAAACCGGCCTACAAGGAACCAACGCCTCACTATCATGAGCCACAAAAGTCTTACCATTCTCATAGCGGATATGTGACCCCAAAACACGGTGGATCTTTAGAAGAGATTTTTGGCTTGGATTCCAAATACGGACACCCCAAGAAAGACTACAACTCTCCTTCTCAACTTTATATCACACCCCGTCCCGACTATAAGCCTCCCACTTACAAGGCCAAAGTGGAATACCATCATCCAGAGCCCGAATATAAGTCACCGTCTTACAAAGCACCTCCCCATCATGGGTACATGATTCATTACTTGCCATATGAGGGTTACAAACCCCTCCACCCCAACAGTCATGACCACGGACCAAGCATCCATGACTCGGCCCACATTGTTGTTCCCAGTCCCCACCCGCGACCACCAGCCTTTTTAGGTCGCCGCCATAAGCGCTCAGCCCAACAAGGTCAGTTTCTAcaatcaaacaatcaaaattcgGCAAATGAAGGTACCAGTCATGGCTTAGAATACTCTAATGGCTCAACTACTAACGACCTGCCATTATGTACTACTAATGAATCAATAGATAATTATCAAAGACCTTGTATCCTACCCGACTACCAATTTCAAGGTCCTGGAGGTATTGTTATCAGGCCCCCACAATCTCATCCTATCATACAAATATTTGTCCCACGAACTAATACCTTACCTCAAGTAGCATTGCTTCCATATAAGGACTCAACTGTTAGACGAAATACGAGACAAGTAGCCAAGCCTCCCCCAAGGTGGCCATTGACCCGACAGCCTCTTCGACTCAACATTACGACTCGACGACCAGACGCCATACTCAAACAGCTCAAATCTCGGACCATTCCCGGACCCTCAACTATTGCCAATGTGTCTCCAGTCCAGTCACAAGGAAGCAACTTGCCACCTATCAATGACTTTCATGAGGAGACTCTTGCAAACCCATTCCTCCGCCACAAGCCAACGGCTCCGGCCAACTTGGGAAAAGCTGTTTGGCCTTTTCTCCCTTCTCCCAAGTTCACACCTGATGATTTTATGCCTACAACGACCACAGCCTTGCCTACGACGACCGCGGCCTTGCCTCGAACGACCACGGCCTTGCCTCGAACGACCACGGCTTTGCCTAAGACGACCACAGCTATGCCAATGACTTTGGATGTTGTCCGCTCTGCTAAGCTTACGGTGAAGGACGGTTTTTTTGCAGCTCTTTCTAATCCTTCTACGTTTGGTCAGAGGTCATCTTTGGACACTGAAGATGATGAGACAAATCTAATAATTCCAGAGTCTGAAGATTTTACCAACCAGCCAAGACGAGGTTTGCAGGTAAATACCACCAACGATGAGAAGTCAGTCCCATTGcctcaaagagaaagaattCCACCACTTCAACAAACCCGAATCATTCCACTCTCAGCATTTCTGGCGTTACAAGATGAAGTGGAAGAATTCGGGCCAGATTCATCAAGAATACCAGAGAGACAAGACGATCCAATTAGTTCTGAAACAGATCAGCCATCAACGGCCTTTGAAAGCATCACCACCATGAAGCtaactgattttcaaaaactcttCAAAAGCGTGGACCCGACCGAATTTAAGCTCCCCAAGAATTCTTCAACCTGGGAAGATGTTAATCCCAAGATCAAGGTGTCTGATCTTCAGGCTTTATTGAATACAGCTCGCACTGGCTCAGCCCCAAAAGTCCCTTGGGATGAGACGAAGATTCATGGAGAGGCGAAACCTCAAGAGGAGGCGACAGTTACTCTCAGAACAACAGAATTGAAGAAACTGTTTCAACATCTTAATTCTCAAGAGGAGATCAGCACTCAGGCTCCGGATCAAACCAGCGTAGTGACGTTGAAAACCAACGATCTTCAAGACCTTTTTACTGCGTTGGACCCCGTGGAATTCAAAGAACCCGAAGCAGGAGAATGGCTTGATTTCAAAACGTCAAGGCAAAGGACAAAAGACGGGTcagtatttcattttactgGAAATCCCAACGATGCTCTTACTCCCAAGTCATTGCCTCTTCAATCGAGTGACACTGAAGAGCACAACGAGATGCAGAAACTCATCGGGCTCAAGAAGAAAGTGTCGTCAATGATCAAAGagcatgaaaacaaaatcaaagagcaagaagagaaCCCAAGTCACCGACAGAGGAAAAGGTTGCATtcgttgaaaagaaaagagaaccGATTGAACACTATGATTGAGCAACTCCACAAAATAAGCCGCCCCAAGCCCGAGGAACGTGTTCCCAAAAGTCAGCAACTTCGAGTTTTGCCCAGACCAACGTTGCGAACGGTCGGAGAGgacattcaaaactttgaccaGTTCTCGCCCAACCAATTCAAAACTCCTTCCACAGGAGAGTGGAGTTATAGAACATCTTTCGCCAATCTGATAAAAGATGAGGCTAAGAAGGTTCAAGAAGGAAAGAGTGACCATAAGGCAATGGTCGAGGTTGTTTCAGCATTGAGGGCCTCCGAATTTGAGCCTCCCAAAGGCAAAGTTTGGAACATGGAGTCAGCTGAAAAGcttcttcaaaaaatcaatctgaCACCAAAGACTTCATACACGACTCCAGCCAAACTATTCTTGGCTCCACCAGAAATCAGAAGGGTTCCAACTCCGTCCCCTTCAGATGCAGCAGAGGAGCTACCTTTCCCGTTAAAATTCATTGATAGACTACGTGGTCCCCCGGGTCCTCCTGGGCCTCAGGGGCCCACTGGCCCGAGGGGCCCCATTGGCCCTCCAGGGCCTCAAGGTGAGCCGGGGACTCATTTTATGGATATCTTCAACAATCGACCGCAGGATATCCCAAGCGTTCAACCAATTCGTCCTCCAAAACTGCCATTGGTGACGACGGAAGTCCCTGATCTTGGTGATTACTACGAAGAcattgaagaggaagaggaggaagagaaggacGACAACGAGGATGGAGCGGAGGAAAACGCCTCCACTTTACTCACCGAGGGTAAACTGAAGAGTATTCTTAAGGAAATTATGCAGGAGGTCGGGGTCAGCAATGAGagtgaaatggaaaagatAATCGAGACCACAAGAGTTGTCAACCAAGGAGAACAACCCCAAGTTATCATTATTCCCAATGGAAACAATGGTGGAAAACCTATTACAATTTCAATTAGCGGATCTGGCGTACATGTGCAATCGGATTCACTAATCACCGACCACGacgacatttttggacatccATCAGAGATTGAAATACTTGATAATCGAGGCGAGCTGAATCAAAAGCCAGCCAAATTGATCTTTAAAGAGAATGGTATCATTCAAGAGACTTCTATTGGCAATGAAGATCAGGCCCTTGAACCCATTTCCCCATTTGAGCAAGAGACAGATTTTGAGGACTTTGTCCTCCAAAGTGAAGAGCCTGAAGCAATTCCTGAATACGAAGTGGATGAATTATCAGAGGTCTCTCAAGACACCCCAGACAAACCCTTCGTCATTGAACCGAGAGATTTTGACCATACCATCGCTCATGACACAGAGAATGGCAATCTAGAAATACAACAACAAGAGGCCGCTTTTCCCGAACTCAATCTAACCGACCATTTGAAAGAGTTTGCACAACTCCAACTTGAAGAAGTAATGGACGATGAGAAGGAATCCGCCGAACCCGAGGGCTCCAATAACGCTACGGTTGAGATTAATGAAGCCAGAAAAGCTGCTTTACTTCGAGCGAGTGAAAAGCAAGAACTTATGATCGAAAACCTTATCAACGCCGTGGGTCGGCACAGAGAGTCCCATGTTAATGAGTCTGATATCTTTGATGAGGGCGAGGTCCAAGAGTTGGAGAAACTAATTCAAGAACAGATGACCATGCTCAGCGGAATGAAGCAGACTTTGAACGACTTCGACTCCACTGGCGTGTTCGTCGAACAACGCCTTAACCTTCTGGAAGACGCCTCTCATCGCCAATTGGAAGTGCTCGAGACTTTGACCAATGCAATGCAACAatttgaagtggaacaaaccAAAACCTTGGAACGAATTGAACGACTTGAGGCAACTGCCGTTCGGCATGAGATGTTTTTAGACCAACTCCAGGCGCAAGACAAGAGATTCCAGGCCGAGCTGAGACAACGGATGTTTTCAGAGCAGCAAAAGCAGAACCTGGCCAAGCAAAAGGATGCGATTCGCGAGGAAATCGAACAAGTTGCTCAAGTTTTGATCAACACAAGAGAGAAAAGACAGAGACaaattcaaagacaaagaCAGCGTCAGCTTTTGCGGAAAAGAAAAGCCCAAGAGCTGCAGCTGTTGCGACAACAATCAAACTCCCGACCTCATGAGTCTAGtacacaacaacaacagcaacagcaacaacaaactAGCGAGTCTAGGCCTCGATTGAGGCCGGAAAGCCCACCCAGTCGACAGGTTATTGCCTGGTATCAGAGGTTTGCTGACAATTACAGAATGAGAAAGTTGCAGGATAAAGCCTTGAACCTAAGGCGAACTATTCAGAGACGGGCCTGA